One segment of Gemmatimonadota bacterium DNA contains the following:
- a CDS encoding LLM class flavin-dependent oxidoreductase: MIDYGMFLMPVHDPAKPPGQCYDEDMELLVRSEELGFSEFWIGEHHSSSYENIVMPEIFIGKALGLTSRMRLGAAPVCLPYHHPAHVAGRLAFLDHLSHGRLNICFGPGAIPTDLEMFGIRPEDSGAMVGEAIQMIMTLWTTDPPYDINGRFWQVHVGREVREDLGVGVYLKPLQKPPPPLSVAGVMR, translated from the coding sequence ATGATCGACTATGGCATGTTCCTCATGCCGGTGCACGACCCGGCCAAGCCGCCGGGACAGTGCTACGACGAAGACATGGAATTGCTGGTGCGTTCGGAGGAGCTCGGTTTCAGCGAGTTCTGGATCGGCGAACACCACTCGTCGAGCTACGAGAACATCGTCATGCCCGAGATCTTCATCGGCAAGGCCCTGGGGCTTACCAGCCGCATGCGGCTCGGTGCCGCGCCCGTATGCCTGCCCTACCACCATCCCGCCCATGTGGCCGGCCGCCTGGCCTTCCTCGATCATCTCTCCCACGGCAGGCTGAACATCTGCTTCGGTCCAGGCGCGATTCCGACCGACCTGGAGATGTTCGGGATCCGGCCCGAGGACTCCGGCGCCATGGTGGGCGAGGCAATCCAGATGATTATGACCCTCTGGACCACCGATCCGCCCTACGACATCAACGGCCGTTTCTGGCAGGTGCACGTGGGCCGGGAAGTCCGTGAGGACCTGGGCGTCGGCGTCTACCTCAAACCCCTGCAGAAACCCCCCCCCCCCCTGTCCGTGGCCGGGGTGATGCGG